The following are encoded in a window of Candidatus Obscuribacterales bacterium genomic DNA:
- a CDS encoding amidohydrolase family protein, translating into MIPETPSYWLRNARVPQALLSDPDQAIAPVIPHLAAAPIWEDLVALDVHIQDGQIAHLRPSGGEIEEPSIDLQEGLVFPGFVDIHTHLDKSHTWTRTPNPDGTFMGALTHIEADKRHWTEADLYQRM; encoded by the coding sequence CCCCATCCTACTGGCTGCGGAATGCCAGGGTTCCTCAAGCCCTGCTCAGCGACCCAGACCAAGCGATCGCCCCTGTCATTCCCCACCTGGCCGCCGCCCCCATTTGGGAAGACCTAGTCGCCCTCGATGTGCATATCCAAGATGGCCAGATCGCTCATCTTCGTCCCAGCGGCGGTGAGATCGAGGAGCCATCGATTGATCTCCAAGAGGGGCTCGTCTTTCCTGGCTTTGTGGATATTCATACTCATTTGGATAAATCCCATACCTGGACACGCACCCCCAATCCTGACGGGACGTTCATGGGTGCCTTAACCCATATTGAAGCAGATAAGCGCCATTGGACAGAAGCCGATCTCTATCAGCGAATG